TGGGCCACGATGGGTCACTCGCGTTTGAACGAAGTGCTCCGTCAAAACAACCAGAGCGTCGACCAGCTGGCCGACCAGGTCCTGCACGAATTGGTCAGCTACCTGAAGTTGAACCAGGGGGCCATCTTCCTGCTCAACGACGACGACGCGGCCCCCCGTCTGATTATGCGGGGATGCTACGCCTACAACCGCAAAAAATACATGCAGATGGAAATCGCGCCGGGCGAAGGTCTGGTGGGTCAGGTGTACCTGGAAGGCGACCTGACGTACATGACGGAAATTCCTTCGAACTACGTCCGCATTACGTCGGGCCTCGGGGAGGCCACGCCGACCTCGCTCATTCTGGTACCGCTGTGCCTCAACGGGCAAACCGTCGGGGTGATGGAACTGGCCTCGTTCCGCGAATACCAACCGCACGAACTGGACTTCCTGAAAAAGAGCGCGGAGAGCATCGCATCGACGGTTATCTCCGTGCGCACCAATGAACAAACCTCGCGTCTGCTGGAACAGTCGCGCCAACTGACCGAACGGATGCAAGCTCAGGAAGAAGAGTTGCTCCAGAACTTGGAAGAAATGCAGGCCACGCAGGAAGAGATGATGCGGCAGCGCCAGGAACAGGAGCAGATGGCGTAGGCGCAAGTGCACACGGAGGGTTACTTTTGCGCTTTGGGCGGAGCAAGCCGCCCGCTTGTTTAAAGATACTATGCACTTTTTTGTCAGAGACACTCCACCACTCGATGCATCGACGCGACGCATCGAGTGGTTCGTTTTTCGGAACCGCGACGTATTGCTAATGCGAGTGGGCGATGCGGTCCGCCTCCCCGGCCCCGCAGAGGTACAGCACCTGTCTCTGCCTAACCAGCGTTACCTGGGAAGCCTGGGGGACACCTCTTTTTCGGCCGGGGAAGTAGAGCACGAGGCTGAGGCGCCACCGCAGGCCGAGTGGGTCAACCTGCGCAAAGTGTACGGGCTTTTGCCCGATGCGCTGTTTCACCTGGCGGGTTATGCCATTCAGGTTCTGGACTGGGATCGGAATTTTCGCTTCTGTGGTCACTGTGCCACCCCGACCACCGAGCAACCGGGCGAACTGGCCAAACGATGTCCTAATTGCGGGCTGGTCAACTACCCGCGCATCTCACCGGCCGTGATCGTGGCCATTACGCGGGGCCATGAGCTTCTGCTCGGACGGGCCAATCGTTTCCCGGCCTACTTTTTTAGTGTGCTGGCGGGGTTTGTCGAACCGGGCGAATCGCTGGAAGAGTGTGTACAGCGCGAAGTACACGAAGAGGTAGGTCTCAAGCTCAAAAACATCCGGTATTTCGGTAGCCAGCCGTGGCCCTTTCCGCACTCGCTGATGGTGGGCTTTACGGCCGAACATGCTTCTGGCGAGATCGAAATTGACCCGAACGAACTGGCCGAGGCGCGTTGGTTCCGTGCCGACGAATTGCCCCCCATCCCACCGAAACTCAGCATTGCCCGCCAACTGATCGATTGGTTCGTCGCGCGAGAAACCGGCAAAGTCTTGTCTGATGACTGAGCTTCGTCAGCCGGTGCACCTGCGTTCTGCGAAGCGGCCGGGCCCCTTACGTGCCGCGCACCTCTTCAATCATCGATTCGCCCTCCGAGGCGTCGCCGCTGGTCCAGCGCCAACGTTCGTGCAGGCGGAGGCGGCCGTCGGGTAACCACTCCGGGCGCGACTGACAAACGCCGGTCATCAGCTCGCCGGCTGTGTTCATATGCTGGTAGCGCATGTCGAGATTCCCGGCCGCATCGACCGAAGCGATGAGCGTTCCGAAGCGGATGCCCCCACCCTGATACGTAGCCCACACCAGTGAGCCCTCTTGTTGGTATTCAAACAGCGTATCGCTGCTGACTTCGCCGTTATCAGAGTTGCTCACCGAACGGAAACGGCGGTTATGGTAATTGATCGAAGACATTATTCGGCACGTTCACTAAGTTCTAACCAGCGGTCTGTTTTCTGCTCCAGTTCTGCGTCGAGCGTTTCGATTTGCTGGGCCCATTGTGTCAGGTCCTCGTGATTTTCGCTACCACTGCTCAGCAATTGAATCAATTCGGCCTTGCGACCTTCGAGCGAATCAATTTCGGCTTCCAGACTTTCGTACTCGCGCTGCTCTTTGAACGACAGTTTCTTAGCGGATGAGGTTTTTGGAGCGGTCGACGGGGTCGGCGTTGGCCGATTTTTCTCTTCCGCCCACTTCACTTCTGCCGCCGTAGCTTCCTGCTGTTGGGCAAACGCGCGGTAGTCGGTGTAATTGCCCGGAAAGTTGCGAATCTTTCCGTCCCCTTCAAACACAAACAGGTGCTCCACCAGCCGATCCATAAAGTAGCGGTCGTGCGAAACGATGAGGAGACACCCTTCGAAATCGAGCAGGAATTCTTCGAGCAGATTCAGGGTGATCAGGTCCAGATCGTTGGTCGGTTCGTCCAGGATCAGGAAATTGGGCTGTCGGATCAGGACGCGCAACAGTTGAATCCGGCGCTGCTCCCCACCACTCAATTTGCCGACAGGGGTGTATTGGCGGGCCGGAGGAAACTGGAAGCGCTGCAACAACTGCGAAGCCGAAACCGTTTCGCCTTTTCCGACCGTCATTACCTCGGCCGTTTCTTTCACCACATCGATGACGCGTTTGTCGGCAGGGAGATCGAACACCTCCTGCTCGTAGTATCCAAACACGGTGGTAGAGCCCACATCGACCACGCCGGCATCGGGCGACAACTGCCCCGTCAGCAGGCGCAGGAAGGTTGTTTTCCCTGTACCGTTCGGCCCGATGATGCCGATCCGGTCTTTCCGTTTAAAGGCGTAAGAAAAGTCGTCGACCAGGCGCTTGCCGCCCAGGCTTTTTTGCAGGTCCTCCACCTCCATAATTTTCTTTCCCTGCCGGGCGGTAGGCACGCTGAGGTCCAGGCCGGCTTTCTGCCCGGGGCCTTGGGCCTTTTTTTCCAGTTCGTAGAACGCATCGATGCGGGCCTGCGACTTGGTACCGCGGGCTTTGGGCTGGCGGCGCATCCACTCCAACTCGCGCCGCATCAGGTTACGCGCCTTGTCGGTTTCGGACGCCTGCTGTGCTTGCCGTTCCTCCTTTTTCTCCAGAAAGTAAGCGTAATTTCCTTCGTAGCGATACAACTGACCTTCGTTCAGTTCCACGATTACGTTGGTGATCCGCTCCAGAAAGTAACGGTCGTGCGTCACCAACAGCAGGGTTTGTTGCCGTGAGGCCAAATGCCCCTCCAGCCATTCGATGGTAGCCAGGTCCAGGTGGTTGGTCGGCTCGTCCAGGATCAGCAGATCCGGCTCGGAGAGTAACACCCGGGCCAGGTCGAGGCGCTTCCGCTGACCGCCCGAGAGTTGGCGTACAACCTGGTGCAAGTCGGGCACTCCCAGTTGCGTAAGCGTCTGGCGAATCTGTGTTTCGAATTCCCAGGCCTGCTGCTCGTCCATGCGCAGAGTAGCCGCTGTTATTTCTGCCGCCTTGCCTCCGGTCAGCGCTTGCTCGTAAGCTTTTACCGCAAGTGCCAGCGGATGGTCCATCGACAGCACATTGTCGAGCACCGTTGCGTCTTCGTGGAACGTCGGATTCTGGCTCATCATCCCGACCCGTATGCCAGCCGTAACAGCCACCTCGCCCTCGTCCGGTGGAATTAACCCGGCCAACACCTTCAGCAACGTGGATTTTCCAGAGCCGTTCACCCCTACCAGCGCGACTTTATCGCCCTGGCTCACGCCCAGCGACACCCGATGAAACAGCCAGCGGTCTCCGTAGGTCTTAGAAATTTCGTGAGCGGATAGAAATACAGGCATATGGTTTGAAGAATGGATGCGTACAATCCTCGCAAATATACAACAACGCCCCCCGAGATCAGGGCGTCTTTTGTGAACAGAATGAGTAGGATATAGAGCAATTTCGTTATTAATATAATTTTAGATTTTATAATGTTATTCATATATTTGCATCTAATAACAAAATAAACCGACGTAAAACCTTACAAGGCACCGACGGGCCAAGTAGGAACAGAGGGGTTCGGAAGATTCGGTGAGGAACTGAATAATTGTTTATTTGCCGCCCCAAACCTGCAAGAATGGCTCTCGATCACCCCTTGATGAAGGAAGTAACGTTGTCCCAACTTCGTATGACGGCAGCGTATCGAAACGTCAAACTTGCATCACTACAGCAGCATCCCACAGCGGAGACGCTGTTGCTGACCTGCTGTATCAGCATGCAGGGCATTATCAAAAGCTACGAAGCTGCCGAAGCCAGTATCTGGAGTGAAGAATTCGGCAAGCTGGTAGGGCAGTCCATCTTCTCGCACTTTCCCCTACGGCTGATTCGCCGCCTGGCACAGGCTTACGAACTCAGCAAGCAAACAGGGGCTGCGGCGGCTGTCGATTTCGAATACGCGGCTTCCGGCACTTCCTGCCGACTCCGGGCCTACGTCACCGCAGACCAACATCGAGACATGCTTATTACGCTATATCCGCAAAGCCCACGCGTTGAACCGGACCCTGCAGCATCGCAAGAGGCCTATACCACGCACCGGCAGGCTCATAATTTACAGCTCATTCGTACGCTTCAACGCACTCACTACCCGGATCGCGAAAGTATGGTTCAGCACCATGTCCGCCTGGGCTGTCAGATGCTGGGCATGCGTCACGGCTATTTCACCCGCATGACTCCGGATGGGTTTTGTCCCGAGTTCGTTCACAGTCCCCGCGAGGCGGTCCGCAGCTTGCTCCAACGCACAACGCAAGATCCCCTCGCGCAAAAAGTGACTTCCCGTCAGGGCAAACTGATGGGACAGGCGCATGCTCCGACCGATACACCCGCACCCGAACAATCGCTGTATACCTGGAGTAGCTTTGCGGGCATCCCTGTAACCTGGGGCGGCAGGTCCGAAGGCGTTCTTCTCTTTTTTGATGACCGACCCGCCCACACAGGCCCGGCACCTCATGAAATGGAGCTTCTGGA
This region of Catalinimonas alkaloidigena genomic DNA includes:
- the nudC gene encoding NAD(+) diphosphatase; this translates as MHFFVRDTPPLDASTRRIEWFVFRNRDVLLMRVGDAVRLPGPAEVQHLSLPNQRYLGSLGDTSFSAGEVEHEAEAPPQAEWVNLRKVYGLLPDALFHLAGYAIQVLDWDRNFRFCGHCATPTTEQPGELAKRCPNCGLVNYPRISPAVIVAITRGHELLLGRANRFPAYFFSVLAGFVEPGESLEECVQREVHEEVGLKLKNIRYFGSQPWPFPHSLMVGFTAEHASGEIEIDPNELAEARWFRADELPPIPPKLSIARQLIDWFVARETGKVLSDD
- a CDS encoding n-acetylglutamate synthase, with protein sequence MSSINYHNRRFRSVSNSDNGEVSSDTLFEYQQEGSLVWATYQGGGIRFGTLIASVDAAGNLDMRYQHMNTAGELMTGVCQSRPEWLPDGRLRLHERWRWTSGDASEGESMIEEVRGT
- a CDS encoding ABC-F family ATP-binding cassette domain-containing protein, producing the protein MPVFLSAHEISKTYGDRWLFHRVSLGVSQGDKVALVGVNGSGKSTLLKVLAGLIPPDEGEVAVTAGIRVGMMSQNPTFHEDATVLDNVLSMDHPLALAVKAYEQALTGGKAAEITAATLRMDEQQAWEFETQIRQTLTQLGVPDLHQVVRQLSGGQRKRLDLARVLLSEPDLLILDEPTNHLDLATIEWLEGHLASRQQTLLLVTHDRYFLERITNVIVELNEGQLYRYEGNYAYFLEKKEERQAQQASETDKARNLMRRELEWMRRQPKARGTKSQARIDAFYELEKKAQGPGQKAGLDLSVPTARQGKKIMEVEDLQKSLGGKRLVDDFSYAFKRKDRIGIIGPNGTGKTTFLRLLTGQLSPDAGVVDVGSTTVFGYYEQEVFDLPADKRVIDVVKETAEVMTVGKGETVSASQLLQRFQFPPARQYTPVGKLSGGEQRRIQLLRVLIRQPNFLILDEPTNDLDLITLNLLEEFLLDFEGCLLIVSHDRYFMDRLVEHLFVFEGDGKIRNFPGNYTDYRAFAQQQEATAAEVKWAEEKNRPTPTPSTAPKTSSAKKLSFKEQREYESLEAEIDSLEGRKAELIQLLSSGSENHEDLTQWAQQIETLDAELEQKTDRWLELSERAE